In Streptococcus oralis, a single window of DNA contains:
- a CDS encoding GlsB/YeaQ/YmgE family stress response membrane protein yields MLGSMFVGLLVGLLAGALTNRGESMGCFGKMFLGWIGASLGHLLFGTWGPNLAGIAIVPAVLGAMVVLAIFWRRGS; encoded by the coding sequence ATGCTTGGAAGTATGTTTGTTGGTCTCCTAGTGGGACTCTTGGCAGGTGCTTTGACCAATCGTGGAGAAAGTATGGGATGCTTTGGGAAAATGTTTCTCGGCTGGATTGGTGCTTCTTTGGGGCACCTGCTCTTTGGGACTTGGGGTCCAAACCTAGCGGGGATAGCTATTGTTCCAGCTGTTTTAGGTGCTATGGTTGTCTTAGCTATTTTCTGGAGACGAGGAAGTTAA
- a CDS encoding type II toxin-antitoxin system YafQ family toxin, with amino-acid sequence MLKIRYHKQFKKDFKLAMKRGLRAELLEEVLNFLVQEKELPARYRDHQLTASKHFQGVRECHIQADWLLVYKVDKEELILNLLRTGSHSDLF; translated from the coding sequence GTGCTTAAGATTCGTTATCATAAACAGTTTAAAAAAGATTTTAAGTTGGCTATGAAGCGTGGTTTGAGGGCAGAATTATTAGAAGAAGTTTTGAATTTTCTGGTTCAAGAAAAAGAACTTCCTGCTAGATATCGTGATCATCAATTAACGGCATCTAAGCATTTTCAAGGAGTTCGTGAGTGTCATATCCAGGCGGATTGGCTCCTGGTCTATAAAGTAGACAAGGAAGAATTGATTTTAAACTTGCTTAGGACAGGTAGTCATAGTGATTTATTTTAA
- a CDS encoding type II toxin-antitoxin system RelB/DinJ family antitoxin has translation MSKTSMSIRLDSEVKEQAQQVFNHLGMDMTTAINIFLRQAIQYQGLPFDVRLDENRKLLQVLTDLDQNRNMSQSFESVSDLMEDLRA, from the coding sequence ATGTCAAAGACGAGCATGAGTATTCGTTTGGATAGTGAGGTTAAGGAGCAGGCCCAACAGGTTTTTAATCATTTAGGAATGGATATGACAACAGCAATCAATATTTTCCTTCGTCAGGCAATTCAATATCAGGGTTTGCCTTTTGATGTTAGACTAGACGAGAATCGGAAGTTGCTTCAAGTATTAACGGATTTAGACCAAAATCGTAATATGAGCCAATCCTTTGAATCAGTCTCTGACTTGATGGAGGACTTGCGTGCTTAA
- a CDS encoding aminopeptidase encodes MVLPNFKENLEKYAKLLVANGVNVQPGHTLALSIDVEQRELAHLIVKEAYALGAHEVIVQWTDDVINREKFLHAPMERLDNVPEYKIAEMNYLLGNKASRLGVRSSDPGALNGVDADKLSASAKAMGLAMKPMRIATQSNKVSWTVAAAAGLEWAKKVFPNATSDEEAVDLLWDQIFKTCRVYEEDPVKAWEEHAAILKSKAEMLNKEQFSALHYTAPGTDLTLGLPKNHVWESAGAINAQGEGFLPNMPTEEVFTAPDFRRADGYVTSTKPLSYNGNIIEGIKVTFKDGQIVDITAEKGDQVMKDLVFENAGARALGECALVPDPSPISQSGITFFNTLFDENASNHLAIGAAYATSVVGGAEMSEEELEAAGLNRSDVHVDFMIGSSQMDIDGIREDGTRVPLFRNGDWAI; translated from the coding sequence ATGGTTTTACCAAATTTTAAAGAAAATCTAGAAAAATACGCTAAGCTTTTGGTTGCAAACGGTGTGAATGTGCAACCGGGTCACACCTTGGCTCTCTCTATCGATGTGGAGCAACGCGAGTTGGCTCACTTGATTGTCAAAGAAGCCTATGCACTGGGTGCACATGAGGTTATCGTTCAGTGGACAGATGATGTGATTAACCGTGAGAAATTCCTCCACGCGCCGATGGAGCGTCTGGACAATGTACCAGAATACAAGATTGCTGAGATGAACTACCTCTTGGGAAACAAGGCTAGCCGTCTAGGAGTTCGTTCATCTGATCCAGGTGCCTTGAACGGAGTGGATGCGGACAAGCTTTCAGCTTCTGCCAAAGCTATGGGACTCGCGATGAAGCCAATGCGCATCGCAACTCAATCCAACAAGGTTAGCTGGACTGTAGCAGCCGCTGCTGGACTTGAATGGGCTAAGAAAGTCTTTCCAAATGCTACGAGCGATGAAGAAGCAGTTGATCTTCTTTGGGATCAAATCTTCAAAACTTGCCGTGTCTACGAAGAAGATCCTGTTAAAGCTTGGGAAGAGCATGCTGCTATCCTTAAGAGCAAGGCAGAAATGCTTAATAAAGAGCAATTTTCAGCCCTTCACTACACAGCGCCAGGGACAGATTTGACACTTGGCTTGCCTAAGAATCACGTTTGGGAATCAGCTGGCGCTATCAATGCACAGGGAGAAGGATTCTTGCCAAATATGCCGACAGAAGAAGTCTTTACGGCTCCTGACTTCCGTCGTGCAGATGGCTATGTAACCTCTACAAAACCACTTAGCTACAACGGAAATATCATCGAAGGCATTAAAGTAACTTTCAAGGATGGACAAATCGTTGACATTACTGCTGAAAAGGGTGATCAGGTCATGAAAGACCTTGTCTTTGAAAATGCTGGTGCGCGTGCCTTGGGTGAATGTGCCTTGGTACCAGATCCAAGCCCAATTTCACAGTCAGGCATTACTTTCTTTAATACCCTTTTTGATGAAAATGCTTCAAACCACTTGGCTATCGGTGCAGCTTATGCGACCAGCGTTGTTGGTGGGGCAGAGATGAGCGAAGAAGAGCTTGAAGCTGCAGGACTGAACCGTTCAGATGTTCACGTGGACTTTATGATTGGTTCGAGTCAAATGGATATCGATGGTATCCGTGAGGATGGAACACGTGTACCACTCTTCCGCAATGGAGACTGGGCAATTTAA